In Mus pahari chromosome 20, PAHARI_EIJ_v1.1, whole genome shotgun sequence, the genomic stretch AACAATCACattacttgatttttattttgtgtatgtcgATTTGATTTTATAAGTTATTGGATTTGTCAGCCATAAACTACATCAAAACATATAATTCCCTCTTTACAGCTACAGTAGCAACAGCAGAAGGTAAACCTATTGATTCGCTCGTCTCAgataaagaatgagattatatgaaACTAGACTTGTAATTGGGTTATAAAATTCTCTTGGCTCACAAATTACTTATTAGTTACGCTTGTATTTCCCGGTCCCACCTCAGAGTCCTTTTACTTTATTACCAGAGAGAGCATACAGATAATATCCCCTCATACATTGTTTCTTTgcttgaaataaagaaaatgtaagaatctATCCATCAACAGCATGTTGGATTATCgatctaatttttatttgtcttaccTTGTCATTTTGCCATTAGATATGATTTTGTGCTTATTTAATTATAGGAAATGTATGACAAATATTTTCAGCAATTAGGGCAGTAGGTGAAATGTAAACACAGTATCCCCTAGGAAGGTAGCCCTAGGCTGGCCAATGAAAGGGTGTGGAAAGCATGGACTTGGAAATAGACATCAAGGTTTGACTTAATAGCAGGAAGATGAAGTTAAATTCAGATGGTGGTACATGATcactttatctctttttttatgTAAAGCGAGTATGTTTTATTAAGTCCCTGCATTGAAGATCTTGGCATTTTCTTAgtgttaaatattatataattgtcCAGTAAGTGGTTGATTATCATGAAAATAACATGCATCTTTTAGCTTGcctttacaaaatgaaatattcagtTCATTTTACTAAGTGAGGTAATTCACCTTTGCATCATTCATTCaagaatattatataattatataattctttttaaaattttttattagatattttctttatttacatttcaaatgctatcctgaaagttccctataccctccccccNNNNNNNNNNNNNNNNNNNNNNNNNNNNNNNNNNNNNNNNNNNNNNNNNNNNNNNNNNNNNNNNNNNNNNNNNNNNNNNNNNNNNNNNNNNNNNNNNNNNNNNNNNNNNNNNNNNNNNNNNNNNNNNNNNNNNNNNNNNNNNNNNNNNNNNNNNNNNNNNNNNNNNNNNNNNNNNNNNNNNNNNNNNNNNNNNNNNNNNNNNNNNatattgttgttccacctacagggttgcagcccccttcagctccttgggtactttctctagctcctccattgggggccctgtgttccatccaatagctggctgtgagcatccacttctgtgtttgccaggcgaTCACTTTATCTCTTATGATAACTAAAAGTTGTTTGTATATGACCgcttcatacacacatactttataTCAAGTTAAAGGATTTTAACAACTATAGACTTGAGTTTTCTAAAAATCAGCTGTGGTATGTGACATTTCAGAGGCAGTAACTCTGGGCACTGGAACATTCCAAATTTTAAACTCATCCTCTATTTGATTATACAATGTGGGTGGATTATTAGTCACTATCAAATAACATCAGTAATATGACTAGAATTTTGGTCTCCCTTTCCTCATATAAACAAACACTGGATGGGGACCAACTTTTCTTTAACAATTAGACTGGAAAATTAAAGCTTAAAATGGTACATTTTCCCCATTTCCTAGCAATGAGAATACTAGAAAGCTTACTAATTTTAGACAGAATAGTGAATGCTATTAATAAGGATTATAAAATCTTATTAATAGCTATTTTAAGTTGCATTTGAGTatagaatgcatgtgtgtatacatgtgtatggagTGCCCTGGTCTACCACTCTCCTCTACACCCTCTGAAGACAGTGTAACTCGCTGAACCTGTAGCCAAGCCAGTGGCCAGTAAGCCACAAGGATCCTTATGTTCCTCCACAAGTTGCAATGTAGACATAGCCATGGCCAGCTTTCCAAAGATGCTAGGGATGCAAATGTGGATTCCCATTCTTGTGCAGGAAATACTCCCACCTTTGAGTCATTTTGCCAGCACCTATGAACAACTGACTTTTTGTCAAACCAAATGGAGTCCAACAAATCAGGCCTTTGAAAAATTCAACAAGTGTGTTTTGCATTAAAATTTgtgagaataaaatgaaaatgtgaaacaCTAATGTAAACAGCAGTTTTCTGTGTGTTCTTATACTTTCCTCGAAGGACTATCaccttcaaagaaacaaaaccataccCTTTATTTGCTACAACATATGAAttagggagtggagagatggctcaggtgagaatgtgcttgccacacaagcatgagggtTTGGATTCAGATCATCAGCACACATGTAAAACGCCAGGGATGTGGCAAGTGCCTGTAATCACttctacagaaatagaaacagaaagatcccTAGGGGTCACTGGCCAGTTAGTCCAACAGAATTAATGGGTTTCAGGTTAAGGAAAATATACAGACTTaaaaccaccaccaataacaacaacaataaacaaggTAGAAAATAATGAGCAAGGCAGACAAGATCGACCTCTTGCCTTGACACACTTGTGCATGCACTGCACcccctgccaacacacacactagacaagcatgtatacacacagccatcacacacagccaaacacacattaataaaaaGGACAAAGTAAGAGTTAAATTTCAATTGATAAAATATGCATTCAACTTTATTACACATCTTCTGTTATATTACAAATATGTACAACTGaagcaataaattaaaaataagcaagcaaaaagAAGTCCGAGACAagctcctttcctctcttcattgCCAAGATTTCATGCGATCCAAGTGGCTCATCAGCTCCTTGTTAGGGAGCTTCGTTTGCCCAGCAGATTTCAAATGCATGGAGCTGTGCTGCCTCTGAGCAGCAGGCAGAGGTGCCTTAATAACAGAAACACCCAAGAGGCTCACATGCAGTCAGGACGTGTTGATGAACATTTGGACAATGCGTATAAAGCTTTGCAAAAACTCCGTGAAGGTTTTCTCCTCCAGTTCCTCACATTCCTTGCAGCCAGATTCTGCTACATTCTGCCAAATAAGGAGGAAGAATTAGATCGACAGACAGAAGACACCTCTTCGTTGGAGGATATCATACTACTGCCAGCACATGGTGGGGTCTTCAGACATGAAAACATTGGCAAATGAAATCAAGTTTTGAAAAATAGTGAGAAAAAGTCAAGAGATTTATAGGGGTTGGGTATTCCTACATTGGATTAAAATCTCTGCAAATGTACAGGACATTCATGTTACATTGTCTCCTTCCTGCTTAAAGCCCATCACTGTTGtcattgttactgttgttgttgttgttgttgttgttgttttggttttgattatttttccttgttgtggcatttcattttttatcttttgtatctCTCTCAAAGTCTGTACTTCATGAGCACTTGCCTTTCTGTTCTatacatatagtgtgtgtgtatagatgtgtgtgtgatatatatcacatatataataattaGATATGCATATATCACAAACTTTTGGCCTTTTTATACTACTTTTAGCCTTTTTACACTACTGTACCGCCTAACTACTATTCCTGGGAAGCAAAACCATCTATCTTTTGTTTCCCAGCAATAAACATAAGGCTTGGCACAGAGTGGCTAACTGAATATTATTGGTTGATCTGAACCACTTAGGCAAATGGCATAAACATAGCTTTGGGGGCAGCTAGAATACTTTAAGTGTAGCCACCATGAATAAACATTTTAGAGATCATCTGAACCACGGAGGCTGTGCCagcaaaaatcaaaattagaTTTCATATTTATTAGGCACTTGGAATTCAGATCCCCCAATATGTATAAGGCACACAATGAATGCCAGACACTGCTGTAATGCTAATAGGATTCTCTAGGCGGTCCAGAAACAATGTCAGAGAGGAAAGCAAACATGCTTAGTGGCTCATCGCCACTGACATGTAAACTGAAAGTCTACACAGGTCTCCTAACCATGCAGTTCGGTTCACTCTTccagtatttattttatgccaAACTATCACTTTGGGGGTACCAACATGCAGCCTAAAGCTCAGCATTGGTACTGTGATGAGGCATCTGTTACCATTAATAAGTAATGATTCACTTGGTAAATATCCCAAGTAATGGATACCTGTAGAAGTTTATGTCCTGGGAATCGTAATAACACAGTCAAAAGAACTCTAAAATGCATGTTGACTTTCTAATGGTGACAGATAATTTTGGCTACTGACTCTAGGGCATAATTATCAGTATGGGGCATGTGTAGAGGTGGGGACAGTGaacaaggatgtggggaaagcaTAGAAAATATGAATAAGTGACATCACTGAGGGGGTAGCATCTGAGCAGACACCGAGGCAGCCCAGCAAGGAGAAACCAAGGCATCTCAAGATCACTGTACCTCCAGTTGTGTTTGCCTAAAGACGCTCCCGGTGTGTCCCTGACATCCATTCCCTGACCTCTATGTAACATACCACCTTATTGACTAACTCCTCTTCACACTAGAAAGAACCCTAGAGCCCCcctacacccacccacacacacagaaacacacacacacacacacttttcattacttaaatatttagaaggtaagAGGACAGAAGCTGGAGTAGAATCACAGCTCTTGTGCCTTTGGCTGCACAAACTGGGGCATGTGGCTAGCTTTGTGCTACCCATGTGCACAAGAACAGAAACAGCCAGCCATGACAAAAGGGAAGAGACCAGTCTCTGAGACTGATTTGGGGGATTTACTACCTTATCAGTCTAAAGTATAAAGATCAATGTGTGCTACTAAGACCTAACCCAATAAATGTGAGTTACCTTTTCTGATGCTAAACACTTAATCTCATTAATGTCTATCCACTGCACCCACTTGCCAATAAGACATTTTAAATCAATATGACTCTGACAGGCAGCACACTGGTTGGCATGATTCAGAAATGTCTGTTTACCAAGGGGGTTAAGTTTAGGATTCTGTGCATGCCAGTACTGGTACCTCTTTTGGACACGACTCCACTGGAATCAAATTCTCTTCTGTCGCACCATAGGAGACTCTCCTTATATATACATGCCTTATCTCAAGCAAGCCAAAACTAATCAGATGCAGCTCTCTCTGGCTGCTGGACCACTCACCTTGTTAGAAGACAGAGTGCTGTTTGCAAGGTAGAGCACGTTTCTCACTGTTTCATTAAGAGTCATGTTACTGTACTCGTGTAAAATAACCTGCAAttccaggagaaagcagttcATTGCAGTAACTTTGCAACTGGgctaaaaagaaaaga encodes the following:
- the Il15 gene encoding interleukin-15 isoform X1 encodes the protein MKILKPYMRNTSISCYLCFLLNSHFLTEAGIHVFILGCVSVVLPKTEANWIDVRYDLEKIESLIQSIHIDTTLYTDSDFHPSCKVTAMNCFLLELQVILHEYSNMTLNETVRNVLYLANSTLSSNKNVAESGCKECEELEEKTFTEFLQSFIRIVQMFINTS